CGGGCGCGAGCAGGGCGCCGAAGACACCCTGGAGGGCGCGGGAGCCGAACATCATCGCCTCGTTGGTGGCCGCGCCGCCGAGCGCCGAGGCGACGGCGAAGCCGGCCAGGCCGAGGACGAAGGTGCGCTTGCGGCCCCACAGGTCGGCTATCCGGCCGCCGAACAGCAGCAGACCGCCGAAGGCGAGGGCGTAGGCCGTGACGACCCACTGCCGGTTGCCGTCGGAGATGCCGAGGTCCTGCTGGGCGGAGGGCAGGGCGATGTTCACGATGGTGGCGTCGAGGACCACCATCAGCTGGGCGAGCGCGATGAAGACGAGCGCTTTCCAGCGTCCGGCGTCCGGGACGCCGGGAGCCTTGACGGCTGTTTGAGACATGGGGATACCCACTTCGGGACTTCGTGACGGATAAAGGTGAGTAAAGGGACGACCGACCTACGGCGACGGCCGGACGGTCGGGTGTCGCGGAACTGCTGGAGCTACTGGTCGCAGGGCCGGCGCAGATCCTCCATGGTCACTTCGCTGCCGGGCAGGACGGAGCGGGCCGGCGCCCGCAGTCCGTCCAGGAACAGCTGGAGATGGCGGTGGACGAACCGGTCGGCGCTCAGACACCCCGTACCGGCCGGGGGCCGGCTCAGCTGGGCGGCGGCGATCATCAGGTCGCCCACGCCCACGTCGTTACGGAGCTGACCGGCCGCCTTCGCCCGGTCCATGACCTCGGCGACGAGTCGTTCGACCCGTTCGCGCGCCGCTTCCAGGTCGGGGTGGTGCTGGTCGAACGTGCTGGAGACCATGGGGCACAGGGCGCTGATCCGCTCGTCGGCGGAGGCGTGCACGAAGCGCTCCAGCGCCTCGAACGCGTCACCGGTCTCCGCGAGGGCCAGCTCGGCCGCCCGTGCCGTGCGGTCCATGACCGAGCAGACGACCTCACGGACGAGGGCGTCGCGGTCGGGGAAGTTGCGGTACACCGTGGCGTTGCCCACGCCGGCCCGGCGGGCGATCTCGTCGAGCGGCACCTCGGGGCCGTGCTCGACGAACATCTCCCGGGCGGCGGTGACGATCCGCTCCCGGTTGCGCAGAGCGTCGGCACGGGGCCGGGACACCTTGCGCTGCTCGGGGGTCGCGGTCTGCACGGCGTACTCCTTGGCGAGGGGTTCGCGATCCGGGGAGCCAGTCCCCGTTTCGCTCGGACACAGGGCTAAACGGGGAAACGATCCCCGGTTATTTCCCGGACCCGGGAAGAAACACCGTGACCTGAGTCACACCACCGGGACGACCCGGCTCCTCACCCTCCGTGAGGCCCCAACGCCCGTCCCCCGGACGGAAGCTACCGGCGAGAAACCCACGATCGGCCGCTCCAGCGCGCGCCCCCACACCCCCCGGCACAGGGTGAGCGCAGGAGCGCAGCCGGTGCCGGGCGGCTGCCGTGATGCGGGGAGGTCCGCATGCAGGCGCAGCCGCCGAGCCGACGCATACGTCCGCGCCGGCTGGCCGCGATCGGGACCGTCGGCGTCCTGACCCTCGCGCTCAGCACCTCGGCGAGCACCGGCGGCCTCGCGCCCGGCACCGCGGGCGCCGGACCGGCCGCCCTCTCCCGCTCCTCCGCGCACGGCCCCTGCATGATCAGTGGCGGACCCGAGATCCAGATGTCCGAGGGCGTCCCGACCTCCGCCGGCTACGCCCCCTCGACCGGCACCGTCCGGGCCCTGAACCTGATGATCGACTTCTCCGACGCGCCCGGCGAGGGCGAGGCGCTCGACCGGTTCGCGGAGTTCTTCCCGAAGACCGAGGAGTGGTTCCGCACCAGCTCCTACGGCCGCCTCGACTACCGCCCCGAGACCCCCGTACGGGACTGGCTGCGGATGCCGAAGTCGTTCGCGGAGTACGCCATAGAGCGCGGCGCCCCCTTCGAACCCGGCTACCGCAAAATGGTCCAGGACCTCGTGGCGACGGCCGACGCGGAGGTGGACTTCCGCTCCTACGACCTGCTGAACGTGCTGGTCACCCCCAACGCGGGCCCGTCCGCCCTGGACACGGTGCTGTCCGTGACCTTCGCCGGGAACGCCGACGCCCCGGTCGCCGACGGCGTCCCGGTGGCCAACGCGTCCTTCGTCTACTCCCGCCAGGACGACGGCTCCGGCTCCTACGACGAGACCGGCTACCGGGTGCTGCCGCACGAGAACGGCCACGTCTTCGGGCTCCCCGACCTCTACACCCAGGACGGCGGGGGCGCCGTCGGGCACTGGGACATCATGAGCGAGGACTGGGGCGCCAACAACGACCTCCTCGGCTGGCACAAGTGGAAGCTGGGCTGGCTCGACCCCTCCCAGGTGCACTGCGCCGCGGCGGCCGGGACGACCGAGTACACGCTGACGCCGCTGGCCCGCAGGGGCGGCGACAAGCTGGTGGTCGTCCCGCTGGACGGCGAGTCCGGCTACGCGGTGGAGCTGCGCACCCAGGCGGGCAACGACGAGACGGTGTGCCGGCCGGGTGTGCTGGTCTACAAGGTCGACGCGGACGTCGACACCGGCATGGGCCCGGTGAAGGTCTACGACTCCCAGCGCGACAGCGGCGGCTGCACCCGCGGTCCGAACGTCCACGCCGAACTCTCCGACGCCGCCTTCACCCCGGGCGAGACCTTCCAGGACCCGGCCCGGGACGTCACGATCAAGGTGGCGGGGGCGGACGGGAACGGCGACCACCGGGTGCGGGTCACCCGCGGCGAGCGGGATTAACGTAGCCCTGCCGCGAACGCCGTACCGGAGAGCCGATGCCCGCCAACACCACGAACGCCGTCGCACGCGACGGGGCCGCCGCCGTGCCGGACGAGGCGGTGGCGCCGCTGCTGCGCGGGATCGCCGTGCTGCGCCGGCTGACCGAGGCGGACGGCGGCGCGCTCAGCCTCAGCGGGCTGGAGAAGGCCACCGGACTGGCCCGGTCCACCGTCGACCGCCTCACCGCCACCCTCGCCCGCGTGGGATACGTCCGCCTGGACGGCCGCGACGTGTCCCTCGCCCCCCGGCTGATGGAACTGGGCAACGCCTACCTCGCCGCGCTCCGCCTGCCCGACCTGCTGGCCGCCCGCGCCGACGCCCTCGCCGACGAACTGGACGAGTCGGTGTCGCTGGCGGTCGGCGACCGGGACGGCATCCGCTTCATCCACCAGGCCACCCGTCGCCGCGCGATGTCCCTGAGCTTCCGCATCGGCGACCTCCTGCCCGCCGAACGCACCGCGCCGGGACCGCTGTTCGCCGCCGAGTGGACGCCGGCCGACTGGCACCGCTGGCACCGGCGCCGGGCGGCCGACCCGGAGGACCGCGGCTTCCCCGCCGTACCGCCGCGCGAACACGGCACCCCGGACGAGGACTTCGAGCGACGTACGGAGCGGGCGGCGGGCGACGGCTGGGCGCTGGACGACCAGTTGATCGAGCCGGGCCTGGTGGCGGTATCGGTCCCGGTGCGCGACCCCGGCACCGGACGGGTGGCCTGCGTGGCGAGCGTGGTGAGCCACACCAGCCGCCACACGGCACCGGACCTGCGGGCCGCCCTGCTCCCCCGGCTGCGCGCGGCGGTCGCCGCGATGGAGGACGACCTGCGCACCGCGCCGCCACCGGAACCGGGGCCGCCGCCCTCCGGCCTGGCCACCTGGACCGGTGCGTCCAAACAGGAGCTGGGCCGGGAGTTCGTGGAGTCGCTGGCCCGCGGGCTGACCGTGCTGACCGCCTTCGGCGCGGGCCGCCCGGCGCTGACCCTCACCGAGGTCGCGAAGGCCACCGGTCTGGCCCGCGCGACCGCCCGCCGGGCGCTGATCACCTACGAGCACGCGGGGCTGGTGGCACCGGCGCCCGACCGGGCGTTCGCGCTCACCCCCCGGGTGCTCTCGCTCGGCTTCCCGCCGCTCTCCCGCACGTCCCTGCCCGAGATCGCCCAGCCGCACCTGACCGCGCTGGCCGGCCGGGTGCACGAGTCGGCGGCGCTGGCCGTCCTGTCGGAGACGGGCGAGGAGATCCAGTACACGGCCCGGGCGTCCACCGGCCGCGTGCTGAGCGCCCGGGTCACGGTCGGTACCCGGCTGCCCGCGTACGCGACCGCGTTGGGGCGCGTGCTGCTGGCCGGCCGCCCGGACGGCGCCGGGACACCGTCCGACGTGCTGCGGGAGG
The Streptomyces sp. NBC_01723 genome window above contains:
- a CDS encoding TetR/AcrR family transcriptional regulator codes for the protein MQTATPEQRKVSRPRADALRNRERIVTAAREMFVEHGPEVPLDEIARRAGVGNATVYRNFPDRDALVREVVCSVMDRTARAAELALAETGDAFEALERFVHASADERISALCPMVSSTFDQHHPDLEAARERVERLVAEVMDRAKAAGQLRNDVGVGDLMIAAAQLSRPPAGTGCLSADRFVHRHLQLFLDGLRAPARSVLPGSEVTMEDLRRPCDQ
- a CDS encoding M6 family metalloprotease domain-containing protein — protein: MQAQPPSRRIRPRRLAAIGTVGVLTLALSTSASTGGLAPGTAGAGPAALSRSSAHGPCMISGGPEIQMSEGVPTSAGYAPSTGTVRALNLMIDFSDAPGEGEALDRFAEFFPKTEEWFRTSSYGRLDYRPETPVRDWLRMPKSFAEYAIERGAPFEPGYRKMVQDLVATADAEVDFRSYDLLNVLVTPNAGPSALDTVLSVTFAGNADAPVADGVPVANASFVYSRQDDGSGSYDETGYRVLPHENGHVFGLPDLYTQDGGGAVGHWDIMSEDWGANNDLLGWHKWKLGWLDPSQVHCAAAAGTTEYTLTPLARRGGDKLVVVPLDGESGYAVELRTQAGNDETVCRPGVLVYKVDADVDTGMGPVKVYDSQRDSGGCTRGPNVHAELSDAAFTPGETFQDPARDVTIKVAGADGNGDHRVRVTRGERD
- a CDS encoding IclR family transcriptional regulator domain-containing protein, with the protein product MPANTTNAVARDGAAAVPDEAVAPLLRGIAVLRRLTEADGGALSLSGLEKATGLARSTVDRLTATLARVGYVRLDGRDVSLAPRLMELGNAYLAALRLPDLLAARADALADELDESVSLAVGDRDGIRFIHQATRRRAMSLSFRIGDLLPAERTAPGPLFAAEWTPADWHRWHRRRAADPEDRGFPAVPPREHGTPDEDFERRTERAAGDGWALDDQLIEPGLVAVSVPVRDPGTGRVACVASVVSHTSRHTAPDLRAALLPRLRAAVAAMEDDLRTAPPPEPGPPPSGLATWTGASKQELGREFVESLARGLTVLTAFGAGRPALTLTEVAKATGLARATARRALITYEHAGLVAPAPDRAFALTPRVLSLGFPPLSRTSLPEIAQPHLTALAGRVHESAALAVLSETGEEIQYTARASTGRVLSARVTVGTRLPAYATALGRVLLAGRPDGAGTPSDVLREVRARGHALVDEELEAGLRAVAVPVRDRTGRVVAAVNVAMHAARRTTEECVTRVLPELRRTADLIETELRVAGRFCRVPAV